In Dioscorea cayenensis subsp. rotundata cultivar TDr96_F1 unplaced genomic scaffold, TDr96_F1_v2_PseudoChromosome.rev07_lg8_w22 25.fasta BLBR01000614.1, whole genome shotgun sequence, the DNA window AAACCATGTTTTTGCTACTTCTGAGGACAGagcttcttctttctcattctcAGTTCCTTTTCTTCAGAAGGTGACCACatgttaatttgtttatttctttggtTTTCAATGTTCATGTTCATACATCACTTGATTCATGCTTGAACTTTGATTGTTTTCATGTTATATTTTGAGAACATTTTGTTGCATTTTGTCTCTTGCAAAAGTTGaatgttttggttttggttttggtttaaTTCCAACAAGCAACAGAAAAACTGAAAGGTATGATCATTAAGAAACAATTTCTCCACAACTACTTAACCAAACCATAAGACTAATTCAGTGATGGTTGGCAGACAACCATAACACAACCATTACTCTTCCATCCATTTAATCGGTGCATTGAATGGTAAACTTCAATGCTTGCTTCTTATGTTATTCTGCTACTTGTCTTAAAGCTCAATTTTTGCTGTTTTTGTCTATTGACTTGTGGTAGATAATTGCCGAGGTTTTCGGTACTTATTTTCTGATATTCGCCGGCTGTGGATCGGTGACGGTGAACCTTAGCAAGGGTACTATCACATTCCCCGGCATTTGTGTCGTTTGGGGGCTTGCCGTTATGGTCATGGTTTACGCCGTTGGCCACATCTCCGGCGCACATTTTAACCCGGCTGTCACCATTGCTTTTGCTACCTGTGGCCGATTTCCATGGAAACAGGTCTGCAAACAATTGATACAAAGTTGCAAACATATCATAGCTTCAAGTTATAATGTTTGTTAACATTCTTGATTGATTATAGGTACCCGTCTATGTATCGTCTCAGTTAGTAGGATCAACACTTGCAAGCGGGACTCTTCGTTTGTTGTTCGGAGGGAAGCACGAGCATTTCCCAGGAACAATTCCTGCCGGATCTGATTTGCAATCTCTTGTTCTCGAATTCATAATCACCTTCTATCTTATGTTTGTCATCTCCGGCGTTGCAACAGATAATCGTGCTGTAAGTAATCGTCGAAAATACAGCAAACTCTGCTTCAATTCTACACTTTTGATTGAACTAATTTGTTTACAGATCGGAGAATTGGCCGGCTTGGCTGTCGGAGCTACTGTTCTATTGAATGTTCTTGTTGCCGGGTAACATACCATTTACTCATCaatttgatttcaataaatgcttttttttttttatggatatgTTTCGATTGTATAAGTACAGCTTAAAGTATCGGCAGCCACAAGTATGTTAACGTATATATGTTGCACTTGGTTATAGGCCAATATCCGGGGCATCGATGAATCCTGCAAGAAGTCTCGGCCCTGCAATTGTGTCGAACCGATATGAAGCGATGTGGGTGTACATTGTAGGACCAACTGCAGGGGCGATCGCCGGAGCTTGGGCTTACAACCTCATTCGATTCACTAACAAGCCGCTTCGCGAAATTACCAAGAGTGGATCCTTTCTAAGAAGCATGGGAAGAAATGGTTCTAATTAAAGAGCACAAtgcaaatcatcatcatcatcatcatcatcatctgctGTTGTGTCCTTGTCATTAAATAGAGTATAAGATATAGATAAAtacagaaaataataataatatatgtttcgACTTTCCGTGatgaaattatatttcaaaaaagaattataatgACTTGTTACTTTGTGTTTGTTGAAGGGATTTCTCTTTCAATCAATGTAT includes these proteins:
- the LOC120254754 gene encoding aquaporin NIP1-1-like, whose amino-acid sequence is MGGKGENSVSSNGMQERAMEEGDGGEVGVTVNHVFATSEDRASSFSFSVPFLQKIIAEVFGTYFLIFAGCGSVTVNLSKGTITFPGICVVWGLAVMVMVYAVGHISGAHFNPAVTIAFATCGRFPWKQVPVYVSSQLVGSTLASGTLRLLFGGKHEHFPGTIPAGSDLQSLVLEFIITFYLMFVISGVATDNRAIGELAGLAVGATVLLNVLVAGPISGASMNPARSLGPAIVSNRYEAMWVYIVGPTAGAIAGAWAYNLIRFTNKPLREITKSGSFLRSMGRNGSN